A portion of the Agrobacterium tumefaciens genome contains these proteins:
- a CDS encoding restriction endonuclease produces MAALDFTEIASAQSGPDRDRFELFAREFFHSEGFRIIEQPDRGADGGRDLIVEEDRSGPGGVNVVRWLVSCKHKAHSGASVTPGDEINIRDRLFTHRCQGFVSFYSTLPSSGLGQTLRALQPDFEYLQLDSEVVERKLLASPRGRVLAARYMPKSFNRWVQASRAAAITSASADPQLSTNKFFLRTPHDDLQSAQAEAAERNTMVFIVIYDPDHPTHSKLDYSLGYFMEYQTTKRLVDQHFVAVVGPSNDPVLNALVPEDDPLENCLWVVMTSSGEILIRESVYANADEGMKRVRKVIAR; encoded by the coding sequence ATGGCAGCTTTGGATTTCACCGAGATTGCGTCGGCACAGAGTGGTCCCGACAGAGATCGCTTCGAACTTTTCGCAAGGGAATTTTTTCACTCTGAAGGTTTTAGAATTATTGAACAACCAGACCGGGGCGCAGATGGTGGTCGCGATCTTATCGTCGAAGAGGATCGCTCAGGTCCGGGTGGTGTGAATGTTGTTCGTTGGTTGGTGAGCTGTAAACACAAAGCGCACTCGGGCGCATCCGTCACCCCGGGTGACGAAATCAATATTCGTGACCGCCTATTCACTCATCGTTGCCAGGGCTTCGTCTCGTTCTACTCCACCCTTCCGAGCAGCGGCTTAGGTCAGACCCTCCGTGCTCTTCAGCCAGACTTCGAGTATCTGCAGCTCGATAGCGAAGTGGTTGAACGAAAGTTGCTGGCCAGCCCAAGAGGGAGAGTGCTGGCAGCTCGCTATATGCCAAAATCTTTCAACCGCTGGGTCCAAGCATCACGCGCGGCAGCGATAACATCAGCATCAGCTGATCCTCAACTGAGTACCAACAAATTCTTCCTGCGAACGCCACACGATGATTTGCAATCCGCTCAGGCCGAAGCCGCAGAGCGGAACACGATGGTTTTTATTGTTATTTATGATCCAGACCACCCTACGCACAGCAAGCTTGATTATTCCCTTGGATACTTCATGGAGTACCAAACCACGAAACGGCTTGTTGACCAGCACTTCGTGGCAGTGGTTGGACCGAGCAATGACCCCGTGTTAAACGCGCTCGTTCCAGAAGATGATCCACTAGAAAACTGTCTGTGGGTGGTAATGACCTCCAGCGGCGAGATATTAATTCGGGAGAGCGTTTACGCAAATGCCGATGAGGGCATGAAGCGTGTCCGTAAAGTAATTGCCCGTTAA
- a CDS encoding invasion associated locus B family protein has protein sequence MTFAMPVQFFRAGPVFSKSPLRFCSLVSKRQALAASATAVLLSLMTSTVHAQESAAQSDAAKQPSTEVRTERFDDWTLRCVIAAGVDHNVPEKASCEIAQPLMVDQGGKPVEVLNLAISRANDKAGKANWALVALTPLDVHLASDFGFGAGSAKPSLVRYRNCNHAGCFVIIPLDNNRISQMKQASDGATFFRLLNGQAVKVSFSLKGFTRAFDALSAGIVPATGKTTGETPMDAGKEGANN, from the coding sequence ATGACATTTGCAATGCCTGTACAGTTTTTCCGCGCAGGGCCAGTGTTCAGCAAGAGCCCGTTGCGGTTCTGCTCATTAGTGTCGAAAAGGCAAGCTCTGGCGGCTTCGGCCACTGCCGTTTTACTCTCACTGATGACCTCGACTGTCCATGCGCAGGAATCTGCTGCGCAATCCGATGCTGCAAAACAGCCGTCCACGGAAGTTCGTACTGAACGCTTCGATGACTGGACGTTGCGCTGTGTCATTGCAGCCGGAGTGGACCACAACGTGCCAGAAAAAGCCTCCTGCGAAATCGCCCAGCCATTGATGGTTGATCAGGGCGGCAAGCCTGTCGAGGTGCTGAACCTCGCCATTTCCCGGGCCAACGACAAGGCAGGCAAGGCGAACTGGGCGCTGGTTGCGCTTACGCCGCTCGATGTTCATCTTGCATCCGATTTCGGTTTTGGCGCGGGCAGCGCAAAGCCGTCACTGGTGCGTTATCGTAACTGCAACCATGCCGGTTGCTTCGTCATAATTCCACTGGACAACAATCGCATCAGCCAGATGAAACAGGCATCGGACGGTGCCACGTTCTTTCGGCTTCTGAACGGCCAAGCCGTGAAGGTCTCGTTTTCGCTCAAAGGGTTCACCAGGGCATTCGACGCACTGTCAGCTGGAATTGTGCCTGCCACCGGAAAAACGACCGGAGAGACACCGATGGACGCTGGCAAAGAGGGTGCCAATAATTGA
- a CDS encoding AAA family ATPase — MLIIFGGLPGSGKSAVAQALALRTGACYLRVDTIEQAISSSTPLADRHDVGPAGYVTLYRVTEDNLRLGNQGRAHQAQVDLMRSLWMSGCQQCAKSGHLMQSHFLLHHYRHLSSKGAVRNPATAI; from the coding sequence ATGCTGATTATTTTTGGTGGACTGCCAGGATCGGGCAAGAGCGCCGTCGCACAGGCTTTGGCTCTTAGAACCGGTGCGTGTTATCTGCGCGTTGATACCATTGAACAAGCTATCAGCTCGTCAACACCACTCGCAGACCGACACGATGTCGGACCTGCGGGATATGTTACGCTTTATCGGGTGACCGAGGACAACTTGCGTCTGGGCAACCAAGGCAGGGCTCATCAAGCTCAAGTTGATTTAATGCGGTCACTTTGGATGTCGGGTTGTCAGCAATGCGCCAAAAGCGGACACTTAATGCAATCGCATTTCTTGTTGCACCACTACCGGCACCTGAGTAGCAAGGGAGCAGTGAGGAACCCAGCGACCGCCATCTGA
- a CDS encoding GNAT family N-acetyltransferase, whose translation MAQLNSAVFGPLQTLTEVFHLTLLAAIGDDRSHKVSQMQIRNASKEDAPQCVELVEARRKEYENYEPRFWKKAANSAASTLSWFEKLFSDERTVTLVAVENTLIVGFLIAREFPTPPVYDPGGATALIDDFCVAAKDRWQDAGAALLQRAKSELNRRGFAQVVVVGAQRDAAKTALLSHANLSLASTWWTAEV comes from the coding sequence ATGGCGCAACTGAATTCGGCTGTTTTTGGCCCATTGCAGACGTTGACAGAGGTGTTTCACCTCACTCTACTGGCTGCAATCGGAGATGACCGCAGCCATAAGGTTAGCCAGATGCAAATTAGGAATGCCTCGAAAGAGGATGCGCCCCAGTGCGTGGAGCTTGTCGAAGCAAGACGCAAAGAATACGAGAACTACGAGCCACGCTTTTGGAAGAAAGCCGCCAACTCAGCCGCTTCGACTCTTTCATGGTTTGAAAAACTGTTCTCTGATGAGCGCACCGTGACTCTTGTCGCCGTTGAGAACACATTGATCGTCGGTTTTCTCATCGCGCGAGAGTTTCCAACTCCGCCAGTGTACGATCCTGGTGGGGCTACCGCTTTGATCGATGACTTCTGCGTTGCTGCTAAAGATCGTTGGCAGGATGCGGGTGCAGCATTGTTACAGCGCGCAAAATCGGAGCTAAATCGGCGAGGGTTCGCACAAGTTGTGGTAGTTGGCGCTCAACGAGATGCCGCCAAAACTGCGTTATTGAGCCACGCCAACCTTTCATTAGCTTCGACATGGTGGACAGCAGAAGTGTAG